In Glycine soja cultivar W05 chromosome 10, ASM419377v2, whole genome shotgun sequence, the genomic stretch TTTGGTTTTGTTTAAAGATGAGAAGTAGTATTCGTTGGTTAGTGATTACATGCAAATCAATAAGGATTTTGCTGCATTTTTCATgcaaaacatattaataatatatacgttaatttaattaaaaatgtgttaatgacaataatatatatatatatatatatatatatatatatatatatataatatttgcaATTAAATGATaagatttcatgaaaatccatgatttatattagtttttaaCATAAAACAACAGCCACACTATcacatgaagaaaaaatatcagATTACTTAACATATATACAGATGCATGATCTCCTAGGTGTACCAACCCCATCAAAGCTTGTAAATTACACATAAAACTGTACCTCTATCTAACAGTTTTGTATTACGTACTTTCCCTCACCAAGTGTCTAACTAAGCAACACTAAATAAGTGGAaaacatatataacaaaattatcacccgaaaaagaataaaacataTTGAAAACTATATTTTCCCTctcatgttttaaaattaatttgcttATCAACTAACTCTAGTATCTCAGCAGTGTCTCCATCTAAATGCACATTTTTTTGCACATCAACTTCAATGGCCATGTTCAAATCCAAAGAGAGGCATGGAGTTTTCTCCTCTGATTtgttaatattattcttttccATGTCTTCATCGGAAAATGGAGAAGTGGTTCTTGCAGGAGAACAAGCTCTTGGCACTGAACTGAAGCTTTCACTACTGAAAATGACAATTGCATCCTTGAGAGGCACAGATTCACCACCAGGAAGGGTTATAGTTCCACTTTCAATTCCTTTCTTAACACcctttttagaaaaatgatcaaCTTGCTCCAAATCTTCCAAGAAGAACACCCTATGAGGGTTCTCATTCAGTGCTTCCCCAAACCTCTGAAGATAACTGCCACCAAACTCATCTCTTGGTCTTTTATTTTTGGACTCCTCATGAGTGGAAGAGAAACTACTTATACCAATGGAAACAAAGTTACTGTAAGAGCCAAAAACAACTTTAGCTAGCTCTTTTGAGACCATTTCTTTTGCTTGAGAATCCAAAcctaaaaagaaaaaccaaatttCTTGCCTATCATCTCTCTTCACTAAGTGATTCACTCCTCTCATTCCTGACCTGCAAAGAAGCACAGTGCTTGCAATCTCCTTAACTATTTCTTTCTGTTGTGAAACCTTTTTCAACAATGCATCACAGAGAATCTTCAGATTTTCATCATTATGCTCCTTGAATATTTGAGTGCTGTCCAAACCTTCCACTGCCTCACTTGAAGAAGCAGAATTGGGGCTAGAATTGGGATTTGACAAAAGGTCTGGCTTAGGAATGTTCTTCTCTGGCATGAACATTATCAAGTTTCCTTCATAGGAATCATCACTAACAGTAGTCTCAGTGTATAACTCACATTCTTTAGGTACTTGTTTTGGTTCAGAAATGAGTGGCCAATTTAGGTGTTTCAGATTCAAACTAAGCTTTCTTTCATGTGAAGAGACTGAAGTAGGGGATGAAGGAGaggatgaaatgaaaaaaaattgtttctcagGATTGGAAGGAAATCCATGCGCTGAACTGCAAAATGAGTTCCATTTCTTACAAATATCCCTAAGCTTAGCATTTTCCTggttcaaaacaaaaaacacagaAACATCAGTTATCAAGACTTTTGTCCATAAATTAATgccttattattaattattttgaattaagagTGGTTAATTAAGATAAGAACCTGATTCTCCATGATGCGACTTCTCTCTTCCTTGCAATTTTGGAGCCATGTTGGCAAGTTAGTGGTGCAATCTCTCTTGCTTATAGTAATACTATTAGTGGTGCTTTTAgcttctttttcaaaatttaatgagCAATCTCTGCAGCAAGTTAGATACTTGCGCACTTTGGCTCGTTCTTCAAAAGATTCGTCCTTGAATGTTACCTTGCTTCTCTCCTGAACTTGAAAATCACTGAAACAGAAAAACAACAGCAAATTCAATAtcactaaaaaaatacaataatagtAACACTCAAAGCAGAAAATAGAGAAGTATATAGAAGGATGAATTAACTACCTATCAAAAGTTAAACCAAGTCTCAAGGATGATAGTAACACTGGAACTGTAAAGAGGTGAAGATCCCAAATAGTTTCAAGGGAGGGGTGACATGCTTGGCCCTTCATGTATGTTCCAAAAGTTGCAATCCCCATAAGCCACAATCTACCATTCTCCCCATTTCCactaatcaattttttaagcTCCATCACTATATGCACCACAGAACAGTAGTAGTTTGTTCTTTGCTCACAGTAACT encodes the following:
- the LOC114369889 gene encoding protein SMAX1-LIKE 3-like yields the protein MRAGVCSIQLQALTSEAATLVKQAVTLATRRGHAQVTPLHIATVMLATSTGLLRKACLQCHSHPLQYKALELCFNVSLNRLPASTPNPLLISPPYNSTTTTPSLSNALVAAFKRAQAHQRRGSIDQNQQQPILTLKIKVEQLIVSILDDPSISRVMREAGFSSSLVKTRVEQAVSMELVCSQQQAYSKENTTELQVLGGGTSSMPPSRSFGHFGGSFKSMEDLVHDDAGDHVVDDVTSLLSELVSKRRNTVIVGESLASPEGIVRGLIENLERGSVQGELRFVQFVSLPLVSFRNIGKKEVERKLVELRNLVKSHVGRGFILYLGDLKWLFEFWSSYCEQRTNYYCSVVHIVMELKKLISGNGENGRLWLMGIATFGTYMKGQACHPSLETIWDLHLFTVPVLLSSLRLGLTFDSDFQVQERSKVTFKDESFEERAKVRKYLTCCRDCSLNFEKEAKSTTNSITISKRDCTTNLPTWLQNCKEERSRIMENQENAKLRDICKKWNSFCSSAHGFPSNPEKQFFFISSSPSSPTSVSSHERKLSLNLKHLNWPLISEPKQVPKECELYTETTVSDDSYEGNLIMFMPEKNIPKPDLLSNPNSSPNSASSSEAVEGLDSTQIFKEHNDENLKILCDALLKKVSQQKEIVKEIASTVLLCRSGMRGVNHLVKRDDRQEIWFFFLGLDSQAKEMVSKELAKVVFGSYSNFVSIGISSFSSTHEESKNKRPRDEFGGSYLQRFGEALNENPHRVFFLEDLEQVDHFSKKGVKKGIESGTITLPGGESVPLKDAIVIFSSESFSSVPRACSPARTTSPFSDEDMEKNNINKSEEKTPCLSLDLNMAIEVDVQKNVHLDGDTAEILELVDKQINFKT